In Pelotomaculum isophthalicicum JI, the sequence TTAAGGAAAACTTAGTTTTTCAGGAAATTGCTAATAAAAAAAATGTAAAATGCTTTATGGGCAACAAGGATGATGTCTGTATTAGGTTAACTGACTGTGCTGAAAAATATGAAGCTGATGTCATTGTGCATGTAATAGGAAATGAAATTCTGCTTAATCCTGATGTGCTTGAAAATATGATAAAAATATTAGGAACAGTAAATCTAGAGGCAGTTCTTTTATCGCAAAGCCCCTTTCTTGGGGGAGGTTCCGTTATTACTTATAAAGCATTAAAAAAAGCTTGTGATTTAATACATCAACCCGGAGTGGATAATTCCTATATAATTAGGCCGATGGCTTATATTAGGCTTAACACAGATAAGTTTAATTTAAAAATTATAGATCCAGTGCTTCCATCGGAATATGAGATAGAAAAGGCTAAGGAGATTTTACTGAATGTATTGGAAGAAGCTACTGATGTGGATTTAAAGAATGCTGATAAGCGTGATCTTTCAATTTCTAAATATGAATTTGCGATAAAATATCTGTTACCGACTGATACTGTTTTGGATGTGGCTTGCGCATCAGGAGGAGGTACTTATCTCCTTTCAGCTTATTGCGAGAAAGCAATTGGGGTGGACATTTCCGTTAAAGATGTTGAAAAGGCTAATAATAGATATAATAATGATAATTTGCGATTTTACGTTGGGGATGCTACGAACCTTAATTTTTTACAAGATAAAACAATTGATAAAATTACTAGTTTTGATACTATTGAACATATTAAAAATGATTTAGGATATGCTCAAGAATTGGGTAGGGTTTTAAAGGACGGAGGGCTATTGATTATAAGCACTCCTAGAAAGATAGGAGATTATATCATTAACCCTTACCACGTACGTGAATATACAAAAAAAGAATTGTCAGATGTATTGGATAAAGGTGGTTTTACTGTGTATGAATATAATTCTTTATTACAATATACCATCAGTAAAGGTGAAAATAATGAAAGTGAGGGCTTCCTGTGGGTCTGCGGAAAGAAAACAGCGAGATAATTAATGATTATGAATTTGTCAAATGTAATCTATGTGATGCTGATAATTATGAGGTTATTTGGGAAGGTAATGGTTTTAGAAAGTGTTTATGTGGAGAATGTGGTTTGGCGTATCTAAACCCGAGAATGACTGTGGAAAAAGCAAAAAGTTATTATGGTGATTATATACAACCATTTCCTAGTGGTTATCTAACTAGGGAAGATAATAATTTTATTAGAGCTGCAAGAGATCAGTATCACT encodes:
- a CDS encoding methyltransferase domain-containing protein — its product is MKIIGIIQAHAKTFAGGPAMVLQKVEEETIIEMVINRLKKIKRLNEIVIAVPDVKENLVFQEIANKKNVKCFMGNKDDVCIRLTDCAEKYEADVIVHVIGNEILLNPDVLENMIKILGTVNLEAVLLSQSPFLGGGSVITYKALKKACDLIHQPGVDNSYIIRPMAYIRLNTDKFNLKIIDPVLPSEYEIEKAKEILLNVLEEATDVDLKNADKRDLSISKYEFAIKYLLPTDTVLDVACASGGGTYLLSAYCEKAIGVDISVKDVEKANNRYNNDNLRFYVGDATNLNFLQDKTIDKITSFDTIEHIKNDLGYAQELGRVLKDGGLLIISTPRKIGDYIINPYHVREYTKKELSDVLDKGGFTVYEYNSLLQYTISKGENNESEGFLWVCGKKTAR